One Setaria viridis chromosome 7, Setaria_viridis_v4.0, whole genome shotgun sequence genomic region harbors:
- the LOC117863857 gene encoding pentatricopeptide repeat-containing protein At4g39952, mitochondrial — protein MPPPQTATPLAILSRFLSSPSPPPLPELLRVHALAVTSGLSPRPDVAAKLVSAYSSAGRPGLAALAFSATLRPDAFLWNSLIRAHHCASDFAAALAAHRRMLASGARPSRFTTPLAASAAAELGALGVGASVHAYCVRCGLLVGDGGSVAVASSLVYVYARCGVVGDAVKVFEEMPERDVVAWTAVVSGCVRNGECAEGLRYLVEMIRLAGDGRARPNSRTMESGLEACGVLGELNSGRCLHGYVVKIGVGDSPLVASALFSMYSKCHSTEDAYILFPELPEKDVVSWTSLIGAYCRRGLITEAIELFQEMEESGVQPDEVLVSCLLAGLGNNGNVRGGKAFHAVITKRNFEDSVLTGNALISMYGKFELVDVAGRVFISLHQQDVESWNLMIVGYCKAGWDVQCLELYRELQFRDKDEFLCDANSLVSAISSCSRLAELRLGRSAHCYSIKHLLDDNLSVANVLIGMYGRCGKFDNARKIFDLAKLKGDVVTWNALISSYAHLGHSNAAVSLYDQMLTEGLKPNSATLITVISACANLVALEHGEQVHSYVKEMGWESDVSISTALVDMYAKCGQLGIARMIFDSMLQRDVVAWNVMISGYGMHGEAKQALELFGEMERGSVKPNGVTFLAILSACCHSGFVEEGRKLFTRMGKYSLEPNLKHYASMVDLLGKSGHLQEAEDMVLAMPVEPDGGVWGTLLSACKVHDNFEMGLRIAQKAFASDPENDGYYILMSNSYGSAKKWDEIEKLREMMKNHGVEKGVGWSAVDNCG, from the coding sequence ATGCCGCCTCCACAAACCGCGACCCCTCTCGCCATCCTCTCCCGCTTCCTCTCGTcgccctcgcccccgccgctgcccgagcTCCTCCGCGTCCACGCGCTCGCCGTCACCTCGGGCCTCTCCCCCCGCCCCGACGTCGCCGCCAAGCTCGTCTCCGCCTACTCCTCCGCGGGGCGCCCCGggctcgccgcgctcgccttTTCGGCCACCCTCCGCCCCGACGCGTTCCTCTGGAACTCTCTCATCCGCGCCCACCACTGCGCCTCCGACTtcgcggccgcgctcgccgcgcacCGCCGCATGCTCGCCTCGGGCGCGCGGCCCTCCCGCTTCACCacgccgctcgccgcctccgccgccgccgagctgggCGCGCTCGGCGTCGGCGCCTCCGTGCACGCGTACTGCGTCAGGTgcggcctcctcgtcggcgatggcggctccgtcgccgtcgcgtcgTCGCTGGTGTACGTGTACGCCAGGTgcggcgtcgtcggcgacgCGGTGAAGGTGTTCGAGGAAATGCCCGAGAGGGACGTCGTCGCGTGGACCGCGGTGGTATCCGGGTGCGTGCGGAACGGGGAGTGCGCAGAGGGGTTGCGCTATCTGGTGGAGATGATCAGGCTTGCGGGCGATGGCAGGGCGAGGCCAAACTCACGGACGATGGAAAGTGGCTTGGAGGCGTGCGGGGTGCTAGGTGAGCTGAATTCTGGTAGATGCTTGCACGGGTATGTAGTTAAGATCGGGGTTGGTGATTCCCCGTTGGTGGCTTCTGCACTTTTCTCTATGTACTCGAAGTGTCACAGCACTGAGGATGCGTACATTTTGTTCCCGGAGTTACCAGAGAAAGACGTAGTTTCCTGGACAAGCTTGATTGGAGCTTACTGTCGGAGAGGGCTTATTACGGAGGCCATAGAGTTGTTCCAGGAGATGGAGGAGTCGGGTGTGCAGCCAGATGAAGTTCTTGTTAGTTGTCTGCTTGCAGGGTTGGGTAACAATGGAAATGTGCGTGGAGGGAAGGCATTTCATGCGGTTATAACAaagagaaactttgaagatagTGTTTTGACTGGAAATGCTTTGATCTCAATGTATGGAAAATTTGAATTGGTGGATGTTGCAGGCCGAGTTTTTATATCATTGCATCAACAAGACGTGGAATCTTGGAACTTGATGATTGTAGGATACTGCAAAGCTGGATGGGATGTTCAATGCTTAGAGCTGTACCGTGAGCTGCAGTTCAGAGATAAGGATGAATTCCTGTGTGACGCCAACAGCTTGGTTTCTGCAATCTCTTCTTGCTCACGGCTAGCGGAACTAAGACTAGGTCGATCAGCACACTGTTATTCAATTAAGCATTTGCTTGATGATAATTTATCAGTGGCAAATGTTTTAATTGGCATGTATGGAAGGTGTGGAAAATTTGATAATGCACGCAAAATATTTGACCTGGCCAAACTGAAGGGGGATGTTGTCACGTGGAATGCACTGATTTCCAGCTATGCTCATCTGGGGCATTCAAATGCTGCAGTGTCACTGTATGATCAAATGCTCACTGAAGGTTTGAAACCCAACTCAGCGACCTTGATCACTGTCATTTCAGCTTGTGCAAACTTGGTTgcattggaacatggagaacagGTACATTCTTATGTGAAAGAAATGGGATGGGAGTCTGATGTATCAATCAGTACAGCACTTGTTGACATGTATGCTAAATGTGGGCAACTTGGAATTGCAAGAATGATTTTTGATTCTATGCTTCAGCGTGATGTTGTTGCTTGGAATGTGATGATATCAGGGTATGGGATGCATGGGGAAGCAAAACAAGCATTAGAATTATTTGGTGAGATGGAGAGAGGAAGTGTTAAGCCTAATGGTGTCACCTTTCTTGCCATTCTATCTGCTTGTTGCCATTCAGGGTTTGTTGAGGAGGGCAGGAAGCTGTTCACTAGAATGGGAAAGTACTCACTTGAGCCTAACCTGAAGCATTATGCCTCTATGGTGGATCTCTTAGGGAAATCTGGGCATCTCCAAGAAGCAGAAGATATGGTTTTGGCCATGCCAGTGGAACCTGATGGTGGGGTATGGGGAACTTTGCTTAGTGCCTGCAAAGTGCATGACAACTTTGAGATGGGGTTAAGGATTGCACAAAAGGCATTTGCTTCTGACCCAGAAAATGATGGATATTACATTTTGATGTCTAATTCTTATGGCAGCGCTAAAAAATGGGATGAGATAGAGAAACTAAGAGAGATGATGAAGAATCATGGAGTGGAAAAAGGTGTAGGATGGAGTGCAGTTGATAATTGTGGGTGA
- the LOC117863858 gene encoding aminoaldehyde dehydrogenase 2 — MAAPPPVPRRGLFVGGGWREPSLGRRLPVVNPATEATIGDIPAATAEDVEIAVAAARDAFSRDGGRHWSRSPGAVRAKFLRAIAAKIKDRKSDLALLETLDSGKPLDETVADMDDVAACFEYYADLAEALDGKQHSPIPLPMENFKSYILKEPIGVVGLITPWNYPLLMATWKVAPSLAAGCTAVLKPSELASLTCLELGAICIEVGLPPGVLNIITGLGSEAGAPLSSHPHVDKVAFTGSTETGKKIMTAAAQMVKPVSLELGGKSPLIVFDDVDIDKAVEWAMFGIFANAGQVCSATSRLLLHEKIAKQFLDRLVAWAKNIKISDPLEVGCRLGSVVSEGQYEKIKKFISTARSEGATILYGGARPQHLRKGFFIEPTIITDVSTSMQIWREEVFGPVICIKEFRTESEAVELANDTHYGLAGAVISNDEERCERISKALHSGIVWINCSQPTLVQAPWGGNKRSGFGRELGEWGLENYLTVKQVTKYCSDEPWGWYQPPSKL, encoded by the exons atggccgcgccgccgccggtcccgcGCCGCGGCCTCTTCGTCGGCGGGGGATGGAGGGAGCCGTCCCTCGGGCGCCGCCTCCCCGTCGTCAACCCGGCCACCGAGGCCACCATCG GCGACATCCCGGCGGCCACGGCAGAGGACGTGGAGATCGCggtcgcggcggcgagggatgCGTTCTCGCGCGACGGCGGGAGGCACTGGTCGCGCTCCCCCGGGGCCGTGCGGGCCAAGTTCCTCAGGGCGATCGCCGCCAAG ATTAAAGATAGGAAATCTGATCTGGCTTTGCTTGAGACACTTGATTCGGGGAAGCCTCTGGATGAAACAGTTGCAGATATG GATGATGTTGCTGCATGCTTTGAGTACTATGCTGATCTGGCAGAAGCTTTAGACGGGAAACAACATTCACCGATCCCTCTACCTATGGAAAATTTCAAGTCCTATATACTCAAAGAACCCATTGGGGTTGTTGGACTGATCACTCCTTG GAACTATCCTCTGTTGATGGCTACTTGGAAGGTTGCACCTTCCTTGGCTGCTGGGTGTACAGCTGTGTTAAAGCCATCAGAGTTGGCTTCTCT GACTTGCTTAGAGCTTGGTGCAATATGCATAGAAGTAGGCCTACCTCCAGGTGTGTTGAACATAATTACTGGTCTGGGCTCTGAAGCTGGTGCTCCATTATCTTCACATCCCCATGTCGATAAG GTTGCTTTTACTGGAAGTACAGAGACTGGTAAGAAGATAATGACTGCTGCTGCCCAAATGGTTAAG CCTGTTTCGTTAGAACTTGGAGGCAAAAGTCCACTTATTGTCTTCGATGACGTTGACATTGACAAAg CTGTTGAATGGGCCATGTTTGGGATCTTTGCGAATGCTGGTCAAGTCTGCAGTGCTACTTCTCGTCTACTTCTGCAC GAGAAAATAGCAAAGCAGTTCTTGGATAGATTGGTCGCATGGGCAAAGAATATCAAAATCTCCGACCCACTGGAGGTAGGCTGCAGGCTGGGGTCTGTTGTCAGTGAAGGGCAG TATGAAAAGATAAAGAAGTTCATCTCAACTGCAAGAAGCGAAGGTGCCACAATTTTGTATGGCGGTGCCCGACCACAG CACCTCAGAAAAGGGTTCTTTATCGAACCTACAATTATAACAGATGTTAGTACATCAATGCAAATTTGGCGAGAGGAAGTCTTCGGACCAGTCATCTGCATCAAAGAGTTCAGGACAGAGAGTGAAGCTGTGGAACTCGCAAATGATACTCA CTATGGTTTAGCTGGTGCAGTGATCTCTAATGATGAAGAGAGGTGTGAGCGCATTTCAAAG GCTCTTCATTCTGGTATTGTTTGGATAAATTGCTCGCAACCAACCTTAGTCCAAGCTCCATGGGGAGGGAACAAGCGGAGCGGTTTTGGTCGTGAGCTCGGAGAATG GGGCCTTGAGAACTACCTGACCGTGAAGCAAGTCACCAAGTACTGCTCGGATGAGCCATGGGGATGGTACCAGCCTCCATCGAAGCTGTAA
- the LOC117864402 gene encoding plant UBX domain-containing protein 4, whose product MSSASNGGKKPASGGGRGGPTIRTLADINRGPAGFPGAGGSGSDSDEPQEYYTGGEKSGMLVQDPTRRNDSDAIFEQARQTGAVQAPPPFLDSQSSSSRSFTGTGRLLSGETTPSAAPAPQEPVHILHVIHLWNNGFSVDDGPLRAYDDPENADFIESLKMSRCPQELEPADRTTPVHVNVMKRLEDYREPIRSRSAFQGVGRTLGGGPSTDETSAPAPAAPTSAPPAASRSTSFVVDDSQPFTSIQLRLADGTRMVARFNMHHTVGDIRSFIDASRPGAARTYQLQTGFPPKQLADPTRTVEQAGLANSVIMQKM is encoded by the exons ATGAGCTCCGCCTCCAACGGCGGGAAGaagccggcgagcggcggcggccgcgggggcccCACCATCCGCACGCTCGCCGACATCAACCGCGGGCCCGCCGGCTTCCCCGGCGCCGGGGGCAGCGGCAGCGACTCCGACGAGCCCCAGGAGTACTACACCGGCGGCGAGAAGAG TGGGATGCTTGTTCAAGATCCAACAAGAAGGAATGATTCTGACGCAATCTTTGAACAAGCTAGGCAGACGGGTGCTGTCCAAGCGCCACCCCCTTTTCTTGATAGCCAATCTTCCAGCTCGAGGAGCTTTACAGGGACTGGCCGACTGCTTTCAGGGGAGACAACACCATCTGCTGCGCCTGCGCCTCAGGAACCAGTTCACATACTCCACGTTATACACTTGTGGAACAATGGTTTCAGTGTAGATGATGGTCCACTGAGAGCCTATGATGATCCTGAAAATGCAGACTTCATTGAG AGCCTTAAGATGTCCCGGTGCCCCCAGGAGCTGGAGCCTGCTGATAGAACCACACCAGTTCATGTGAATGTTATGAAAAGACTCGAAGATTATCGG GAACCTATAAGGTCCCGATCAGCTTTCCAGGGTGTTGGAAGAACCCTTGGCGGTGGACCTTCCACAGATGAGACTTCAgcacctgctcctgctgctcccacTTCAGCACCCCCTGCTGCTTCGAGGTCCACCAGCTTTGTCGTAGACGACTCCCAGCCATTTACATCCATACAGCTGAGGCTGGCTGATGGCACTCGTATGGTCGCCAGGTTCAACATGCACCACACCGTGGGGGACATCAGGTCCTTCATCGACGCATCCCGGCCCGGAGCTGCAAGGACGTATCAGCTGCAGACTGGCTTCCCACCCAAGCAGCTGGCTGACCCAACGCGGACTGTCGAGCAAGCTGGCCTGGCGAACTCCGTTATCATGCAGAAGATGTAA
- the LOC117864743 gene encoding uncharacterized protein: MRRRPMTISTRAAAEAPFPGATPSPMLRPLSFFRRRVLAAALKLLAPPISRSLSTAAAPAARKPSTAVAVLWDLAASRPPTTLPLYDAAVRLHLAATSFGRLRLSAAFVHPCHRLPAPAAPAATTHLCRVCGRRFRARDALLRHFDAIHAREHAKRLARIDSSRGDRRVRLAAALSLKLSKYEKAARELTAGADAAAATPADEIGRAGVRVVLTRTPAASLRERAQQVLDEGSVGCLMLVSGKDELASLLRVARERCVRSVVVGGESGLARWADVGFSWAEVITGKARTAAPSVSGKWRDRDVLKGLEWRYEEDDEEEVVFEDSDGDGAEELARKSKGKPWWKLDSDGEDSSNGS, from the coding sequence ATGCGGCGACGCCCGATGACGATCAGCACTCGCGCCGCCGCGGAAGCCCCCTTTCCGGGAGCGACTCCATCCCCCATGCTCCGGCCGCTGTCGTTCTTCCGGCGCCGCGTCCTCGCCGCAGCCCTCAAACTTCTCGCCCCGCCCATCTCCCGCTCCCTCTCGACCGCCGCGGCACCGGCAGCCCGCAAGCCGAGCACCGCCGTGGCCGTCCTCTGGGACCTGGCCGCGTCGCGTCCCCCCACCACGCTGCCCCTCTACGACGCCGCCGtgcgcctccacctcgccgccacctccttcggccgcctccgcctctccgCTGCCTTCGTCCACCCGTGCCACCGCctcccggcccccgccgcgcccgccgccacgACCCACCTCTGCCGCGTCTGCGGGCGCCGCTTCCGCGCCCGCGACGCCCTGCTGCGCCACTTCGACGCCATCCACGCCCGCGAGCACGCCAAGCGCCTCGCCCGCATCGACTCCTCTCGCGGCGACCGCCGCgtgcgcctcgccgccgcgctctccctCAAGCTCTCCAAGTACGAGAAGGCCGCCCGCGAGCTCACCGCGggcgcggacgccgccgccgccacccccgccgaCGAGATCGGGCGCGCCGGCGTCCGCGTCGTACTCACACGCACCCCCGCCGCGTCCCTCCGGGAACGCGCGCAGCAGGTGCTCGACGAAGGGTCCGTGGGGTGCCTGATGCTGGTCTCTGGCAAAGACGAGCTCGCCTCCCTGCTTCGGGTGGCGAGGGAGAGGTGCGTGCGATCGGTGGTGGTTGGCGGGGAGTCCGGGCTGGCGAGGTGGGCGGACGTGGGGTTCAGCTGGGCGGAGGTGATCACAGGGAAGGCCAGGACGGCTGCGCCGTCAGTGTCTGGGAAGTGGCGGGACAGGGATGTGCTCAAGGGGCTAGAGTGGAGGTACGAGGAGGACGATGAGGAAGAGGTGGTGTTCGAGGACAGCgacggcgatggtgccgaggaGTTGGCACGCAAGTCGAAGGGGAAGCCGTGGTGGAAGTTGGACTCTGACGGCGAGGATTCCAGCAACGGTAGCTGA